A genome region from Hydrogenoanaerobacterium saccharovorans includes the following:
- a CDS encoding methyl-accepting chemotaxis protein: MKKAIKQSTLVFLLNTVSIILVIGVMTTFFINVRFNQQIDKANTDRYDLAFNANRFLSASDYLTSEVRAYAATGDNVHYDNYWNEVNNLKNRDIGVENMKSIGITQEEQAMIDEMATISNNLVTLEDQAMKDVKAGKKADAIQSVFGKDYESGNVKISELKTNFISMLDKRSKDKIDNLVVTNNILELLSIVFIVFVVLIQILSFVVIRKKVIKPIIAVQSEMMEIANGNLSSYFALEPDTSEIGMLVASIISTKDEIKKYISDISEKLKLLAHGDITAEVDMDYIGDFKPIRESMVEIIESLNETLFQISQSADQVAGGSEQVSGGAQALSQGATEQASSVQELSATITEISQQVKMNAQNTNQANTITTQAAAQLMDSNEKMKQMIVAMEQISNSSKEIGKIIKVIDDIAFQTNILALNAAVEAARAGAAGKGFAVVADEVRNLASKSADAAKNTTNLIENAILSIKNGTTIAQNTANTLSEVMLSSKQSTELMESIARATDQQASSITQVTQGVEQISAVVQMNSATAEESAASSEELSSQAQMLKELVSNFKLKKDAKIFHSLASDEYKEQKVANEYDTAKY; encoded by the coding sequence ATGAAAAAAGCAATTAAGCAATCTACGCTGGTCTTTCTTTTAAACACAGTCTCGATTATATTGGTTATCGGCGTGATGACAACATTTTTTATAAATGTTAGATTTAATCAGCAAATTGATAAAGCCAACACAGATCGTTATGATTTGGCTTTCAACGCAAACCGATTTTTAAGTGCATCAGACTATTTAACATCTGAAGTCCGTGCATATGCAGCTACAGGAGATAACGTTCATTACGACAACTACTGGAACGAAGTAAACAACCTTAAAAATCGTGATATCGGTGTTGAAAATATGAAAAGCATCGGTATTACACAAGAAGAGCAGGCGATGATTGATGAGATGGCTACCATCTCCAACAATCTTGTAACGCTCGAAGACCAAGCGATGAAAGATGTGAAAGCAGGAAAAAAAGCAGATGCAATTCAATCTGTTTTTGGTAAGGATTATGAAAGCGGTAATGTAAAAATTTCTGAGTTGAAAACAAATTTTATCAGCATGCTTGATAAAAGATCTAAGGATAAAATTGATAACCTTGTTGTAACAAATAATATATTGGAATTATTATCTATCGTATTTATCGTTTTTGTTGTACTAATTCAAATTCTATCATTTGTAGTCATTCGTAAAAAAGTAATAAAGCCCATTATTGCGGTACAGAGTGAAATGATGGAAATAGCCAACGGGAACCTCTCATCTTATTTTGCTTTAGAGCCGGATACTTCTGAAATTGGAATGCTGGTGGCTTCTATTATCTCCACCAAAGATGAAATCAAAAAGTACATCAGTGATATTTCTGAAAAGCTCAAATTATTGGCACATGGCGATATAACAGCGGAAGTTGACATGGACTACATTGGTGATTTTAAACCTATCAGAGAGTCAATGGTTGAAATTATTGAATCTTTAAACGAGACCCTTTTCCAAATAAGCCAATCTGCCGATCAAGTAGCAGGAGGTTCTGAGCAAGTATCCGGCGGTGCACAGGCACTAAGCCAAGGTGCAACCGAACAGGCTAGCTCGGTACAAGAACTGTCTGCTACTATTACTGAAATCTCTCAACAAGTAAAAATGAATGCACAAAACACAAATCAGGCAAATACTATAACTACACAAGCGGCTGCACAACTGATGGATAGCAATGAGAAAATGAAGCAAATGATTGTCGCTATGGAGCAAATCAGCAATTCATCAAAAGAAATCGGAAAAATAATTAAGGTAATCGACGATATTGCATTTCAAACGAATATTTTGGCTCTAAACGCAGCAGTAGAAGCAGCAAGAGCAGGTGCTGCCGGAAAAGGCTTTGCAGTAGTTGCCGATGAAGTCAGAAATCTTGCAAGTAAATCTGCAGATGCGGCAAAAAACACCACAAACCTAATTGAAAATGCAATACTGTCCATTAAAAACGGCACGACCATTGCTCAAAATACTGCCAATACTTTGTCGGAAGTAATGCTAAGCTCCAAGCAGTCCACCGAATTGATGGAAAGCATTGCACGCGCAACAGACCAACAGGCAAGCTCCATTACACAAGTAACGCAGGGTGTTGAGCAAATATCCGCTGTAGTTCAGATGAATTCTGCAACCGCAGAAGAAAGTGCCGCATCGTCAGAGGAGTTGTCTTCTCAGGCGCAGATGCTTAAAGAATTGGTGAGCAACTTTAAACTCAAAAAGGATGCTAAAATATTTCATTCTTTAGCCTCTGATGAGTATAAGGAGCAAAAAGTTGCCAATGAATATGATACAGCAAAATACTAA
- a CDS encoding DUF4367 domain-containing protein, whose product MSKQNINVELFDLMLKRAAEDYIEQEGEKIKQEYDTVDEFEPSAEFERKMRKLIKKHEKKKRRLPKPLRTVAAIFAVIIVGSSTLILSVDAIRTEFFNYVLSLRDNYGVVLNDKVTYADLTYDISEMPQNWDYIYVPTRLPKGFTNITMKWQQGSLRISYITKDGERISFLEEKITNKQTFFDTENVDYKKIAVGDNIAFLNSKDGRHTLVLEIDGYKFVLKGNDPLTSNALIKIAASIEKYK is encoded by the coding sequence ATGAGTAAACAGAATATTAATGTAGAACTGTTTGACTTAATGCTAAAACGGGCAGCCGAAGACTATATTGAGCAGGAAGGAGAAAAAATCAAGCAGGAATACGATACTGTTGATGAATTTGAGCCGTCAGCCGAGTTTGAAAGAAAAATGCGTAAGCTTATAAAAAAACATGAAAAGAAAAAGCGCAGGTTACCCAAACCTTTGAGAACAGTGGCGGCAATATTTGCGGTTATCATTGTTGGCTCTAGTACATTGATTTTATCGGTTGATGCTATTCGTACAGAGTTCTTCAACTATGTATTGTCTTTGCGCGATAATTACGGCGTGGTTTTAAACGACAAAGTTACTTACGCCGATTTAACCTACGACATTTCAGAGATGCCGCAAAATTGGGATTATATTTATGTTCCCACCCGTCTGCCAAAGGGCTTTACCAACATTACAATGAAATGGCAACAAGGATCTTTAAGAATCTCGTATATTACGAAAGATGGAGAAAGAATATCTTTTCTTGAAGAGAAAATAACGAATAAGCAAACATTTTTTGATACAGAGAATGTAGATTATAAAAAAATAGCTGTGGGCGATAACATTGCATTTTTAAACAGCAAAGATGGAAGACATACTTTGGTACTTGAAATTGATGGTTATAAATTTGTTTTAAAAGGAAACGACCCTCTTACAAGCAATGCTTTAATTAAAATTGCAGCAAGTATCGAAAAATATAAATAA
- a CDS encoding RNA polymerase sigma factor → MLQLTSELFTDDEKSTYEKLYNRYKRIMLNYAYSILKDRSLAEDAVHEAFIKLGNNLQKVHNLECNKTLNYLVTIVKNTSLTILKKQNKNKTMDFDSLEYEIIDDKIDIQDDIVSSEKYNLIMEIIDELKDELKTPFLLKMGQGYSNKEIAEMLNISDNNVAVRIYRAKKKIVKLLECKRVKVNE, encoded by the coding sequence ATGCTGCAATTGACTTCGGAATTGTTCACTGACGATGAGAAATCCACTTACGAGAAGCTTTACAACCGCTATAAAAGAATTATGCTCAATTATGCTTATTCAATATTAAAAGATAGGAGCTTGGCAGAAGACGCAGTGCATGAGGCTTTTATTAAGCTGGGAAACAATTTACAAAAAGTTCACAATTTAGAGTGTAATAAAACACTCAACTATTTGGTTACTATTGTGAAGAACACATCCCTTACCATTTTAAAAAAACAAAATAAAAACAAAACAATGGATTTTGACAGTTTGGAATATGAAATTATCGACGACAAAATAGATATCCAAGACGACATAGTCAGTTCGGAGAAATACAACCTTATCATGGAAATAATTGATGAATTGAAAGACGAACTGAAAACACCATTTTTGCTCAAAATGGGACAGGGATATTCAAACAAAGAAATTGCCGAGATGTTAAATATATCCGACAATAATGTAGCAGTAAGAATTTACAGGGCAAAGAAAAAAATTGTAAAGCTGCTAGAATGTAAGAGGGTGAAGGTGAATGAGTAA
- a CDS encoding ABC transporter ATP-binding protein encodes MDVLRVQDIEEKYQAQNGEIKALENISFSMKKGEFMSIVGPSGCGKSTLLSIIAGLLKPTAGEVFVNGEKVTGVSTHIGYMLQKDNLLDWRTIYNNVMFGLEIRHRMTPENVQRAIHLLKTYGLYEFKDKYPSQLSGGMRQRVALIRTLAINPDILLLDEAFSALDYQTRLNVTNDVYRILKQEQVTTIMVTHDIPESISMGDRIMVLSARPATIKEILEIDFEDKDRTPLSCRNSPKFGKYFDHIWKELGMNE; translated from the coding sequence TTGGACGTACTTAGAGTACAGGATATAGAAGAAAAATATCAGGCTCAAAACGGAGAGATAAAAGCACTGGAAAATATCAGCTTCTCTATGAAAAAAGGCGAATTTATGAGCATTGTCGGCCCCAGCGGATGCGGAAAATCCACTCTGCTGTCTATCATTGCAGGGTTGCTTAAGCCAACAGCAGGCGAAGTTTTTGTAAACGGCGAAAAGGTAACAGGCGTATCTACACACATCGGCTATATGCTGCAAAAGGATAATCTTTTGGATTGGCGCACCATTTACAACAATGTGATGTTTGGATTGGAAATAAGGCATAGGATGACCCCTGAAAACGTGCAGAGGGCAATTCATCTTTTAAAAACATATGGTTTATACGAATTTAAAGATAAGTACCCCTCACAGTTGTCCGGCGGAATGAGACAGAGAGTCGCGCTGATTCGAACTCTGGCAATCAACCCGGATATTTTGCTTTTAGACGAAGCTTTTTCCGCTTTGGATTATCAGACCAGACTCAATGTAACCAATGATGTTTACCGCATATTAAAGCAGGAGCAAGTTACTACCATTATGGTTACCCACGATATTCCCGAAAGTATCAGCATGGGCGACCGAATCATGGTTCTGAGTGCCAGACCGGCAACTATAAAGGAAATTTTGGAGATTGACTTTGAAGATAAAGACAGAACACCACTATCCTGCAGAAACAGCCCAAAATTCGGCAAATATTTTGATCATATATGGAAAGAACTGGGGATGAATGAGTAA
- a CDS encoding ABC transporter permease — protein MSNLQISQERLLYLKKKKQRKRMIATCQIGILVLFLSVWEISARLGFIDSFILSQPSRILHTYVSMAQNDLLMHIGVTVYETLVGFVLGVLLGTLLAVILWWSSFISKVSEPYLVVLNSLPKIALGPVIIIIVGAGTEAIIFMALAISLIVTVLEMLNGFHNTDKEYMKMAATFGATKRQIFTKIVFPYNISTLFNSLKINIGLSLVGVIAGEFLVSKAGLGYLIVYGGQVFKLDLVMASVIILSIVAALMYEAVVLLQKFVLKWYGH, from the coding sequence ATGAGTAATTTACAAATTTCACAAGAACGACTACTATACTTAAAAAAGAAAAAACAGCGTAAAAGAATGATTGCTACATGTCAAATTGGTATATTGGTTTTATTTCTCTCTGTTTGGGAGATTTCAGCGAGACTTGGTTTCATCGACAGCTTTATATTAAGCCAACCGTCGCGTATATTGCACACATACGTCAGCATGGCACAAAACGATTTACTGATGCATATTGGGGTAACGGTATACGAAACCTTGGTAGGCTTTGTGCTGGGTGTTCTATTGGGTACGCTGCTCGCCGTCATCCTATGGTGGAGCAGTTTTATATCCAAAGTAAGCGAACCGTATTTGGTGGTTCTTAACAGCCTGCCAAAAATCGCACTCGGCCCTGTAATCATAATTATTGTAGGCGCGGGAACCGAAGCAATTATTTTTATGGCTCTTGCTATTTCTCTTATTGTTACTGTATTGGAAATGCTCAACGGCTTTCACAATACCGATAAAGAATACATGAAAATGGCAGCCACGTTTGGTGCTACAAAACGCCAAATTTTCACTAAAATAGTGTTCCCCTATAATATCTCAACCTTATTTAATTCGCTTAAAATCAACATTGGGCTTTCTTTGGTCGGCGTAATTGCAGGTGAATTTTTGGTATCAAAGGCGGGGCTGGGTTATTTGATTGTTTACGGCGGGCAGGTATTTAAACTTGATCTTGTGATGGCAAGTGTCATCATACTTTCTATCGTTGCGGCACTGATGTACGAAGCTGTCGTACTGCTGCAAAAATTCGTCTTAAAATGGTATGGTCATTGA
- a CDS encoding ABC transporter substrate-binding protein gives MKKHIKFIAAALSVVMVLTLFAGCAKKNAKEKVTVCEVTHSIFYAPQYAAINLGFFEEEGIEIELSNGQGADKVMSAVLSNNIDIGFAGPEASIYVYNEGKDDYTQVFAQLTQRDGSFLVAREPDPNFTWDKLREKVVIPGRKGGVPYMALEYVIRKHNLDPYKDVTLDNSIQFALMAGAFTSGTGDYVTLFEPTASMLEAEGKGYIVSSIGKECGELPYTAYFAKKSYIEKNADLIERFTRAIYKGQQWVAKHSAEEIAKVVAPSFPDTDIKLLTTVIQRYKEIEVWSSTPVLTAESFDLLQKVMTEAGELAKTAPHDKIVNNSFAEKVVAAAK, from the coding sequence ATGAAAAAACACATAAAGTTCATTGCTGCTGCACTAAGTGTTGTCATGGTACTCACTTTGTTTGCAGGCTGTGCAAAAAAAAATGCAAAAGAAAAAGTTACCGTATGCGAAGTAACCCATTCCATATTTTACGCACCGCAGTATGCCGCAATTAATCTTGGTTTTTTTGAAGAAGAAGGCATAGAAATTGAACTTTCAAACGGTCAGGGTGCCGACAAGGTGATGTCTGCCGTCTTGTCCAACAACATCGACATCGGTTTTGCGGGGCCCGAAGCATCCATCTATGTTTACAACGAGGGCAAAGACGATTACACTCAAGTGTTTGCACAATTAACACAGCGTGATGGTTCTTTTTTAGTAGCCCGCGAACCAGACCCCAACTTTACATGGGATAAACTGCGCGAAAAAGTAGTTATACCAGGGCGCAAAGGCGGTGTGCCGTATATGGCTTTGGAGTATGTAATACGCAAACACAACTTAGACCCTTATAAAGACGTTACACTGGATAACAGCATTCAATTTGCGCTGATGGCAGGTGCATTTACCAGCGGTACAGGTGATTATGTAACTTTATTTGAACCCACAGCATCCATGCTGGAAGCCGAAGGAAAAGGATACATAGTATCTTCTATCGGTAAAGAATGCGGAGAGCTGCCTTACACCGCTTATTTTGCAAAGAAAAGCTACATCGAAAAAAATGCCGATTTAATCGAACGCTTTACCAGAGCAATTTACAAAGGCCAACAGTGGGTAGCAAAACACAGTGCAGAAGAAATTGCAAAAGTTGTTGCGCCATCCTTCCCCGATACCGACATAAAACTGCTTACCACCGTTATACAGCGCTACAAAGAGATTGAGGTTTGGAGCAGCACCCCTGTATTGACTGCCGAGTCGTTTGACCTTTTACAAAAAGTGATGACCGAAGCAGGTGAGCTTGCTAAAACCGCCCCACACGATAAAATTGTAAACAACAGCTTTGCAGAAAAGGTTGTTGCCGCCGCAAAATAA
- a CDS encoding recombinase family protein, translating into MLAAIYCRLSKEDMIPFGHGEKVQESESIQNQKSLLTEYATEHGWNIYEIYCDEDYSGIDSERPAFCRLLEDAEQRKFEIVLCKTQSRFTRDMELVERYIHNRFVLWGIRFIAVVDHVDTEIKGNKKARQINGLINEWYLEDLSENIKAVFRHKRSTGQYIGGFPVYGYQKSQSDKNKLVIDEQAAAVVRRIFALYLAGNGKQQIASLLNAEGIANPTKYKQQKGWNYVNGAQRNHLGLWNKTSVGRILKNQMYIGDLVQGTRKKVNYKSKELVAVPKEDWVIVPNTHEAIIDREVFASVAKLLGEHTKSSGNGKTHLLAGKVRCMDCGSAMLKVSNSSANYARCYLRCKLYATDKSCCSNHSIRLDRLEKEVSDRLKKYIQLYYTPCWGNLLSDTDGEEKHIASLQKQIACLQADVLRHEKALQDLYLDKSAGVIEAEQFAQLNRAYLKDSQRLKSRIFVLAQELDKTKSNTDKTALQGKVLQWLDFDTAPRELINVFIESVEIGKRNLQTNEQNILIHWQI; encoded by the coding sequence ATGCTTGCTGCAATTTATTGCCGTTTAAGCAAAGAGGATATGATACCCTTTGGACACGGAGAAAAAGTGCAGGAAAGCGAAAGTATACAAAACCAAAAATCGTTATTGACAGAATATGCAACCGAGCACGGGTGGAACATTTATGAAATTTACTGCGATGAAGATTATTCGGGTATCGACAGTGAACGCCCCGCTTTTTGCAGATTGCTTGAGGATGCCGAGCAGCGTAAGTTTGAGATTGTGCTTTGCAAAACACAATCTCGCTTCACCCGCGATATGGAACTGGTGGAGCGTTATATTCACAATCGGTTTGTGCTGTGGGGCATCCGTTTTATTGCCGTTGTCGATCATGTTGACACAGAGATAAAGGGTAATAAAAAAGCACGGCAAATCAACGGGCTGATTAACGAGTGGTACCTCGAAGATTTGTCGGAGAACATCAAAGCAGTTTTTCGCCATAAGCGCAGTACCGGGCAATACATCGGTGGTTTTCCCGTATATGGGTATCAAAAATCACAAAGTGACAAAAACAAGCTGGTTATTGATGAACAAGCAGCTGCTGTTGTGCGCAGGATTTTTGCTCTGTATCTTGCAGGAAACGGCAAGCAGCAGATTGCATCGTTGCTGAATGCAGAGGGGATCGCGAACCCTACCAAATACAAGCAGCAAAAAGGCTGGAACTATGTAAACGGTGCTCAGCGTAATCATTTAGGTTTATGGAACAAAACGTCGGTAGGGCGAATTCTCAAAAATCAAATGTATATCGGCGATTTGGTACAAGGTACACGCAAAAAAGTTAATTATAAATCGAAAGAACTGGTTGCTGTGCCCAAAGAAGATTGGGTGATTGTACCCAATACGCACGAAGCAATTATCGATCGTGAAGTGTTTGCATCGGTAGCCAAACTGCTTGGCGAACACACTAAAAGCAGTGGTAACGGAAAAACCCATTTGCTTGCAGGCAAGGTACGATGTATGGATTGCGGCAGCGCGATGCTGAAAGTTTCAAACAGTTCTGCCAATTATGCTCGGTGCTACTTGCGGTGCAAACTGTACGCTACCGACAAAAGCTGTTGCTCCAATCACTCTATACGGCTCGATCGGTTGGAGAAAGAGGTGAGCGACCGACTAAAAAAATACATACAGCTTTACTACACCCCTTGCTGGGGTAATTTGCTTTCAGATACAGATGGGGAGGAGAAACACATTGCAAGCCTGCAAAAACAGATTGCCTGCCTGCAAGCAGATGTACTGCGCCATGAAAAAGCATTGCAAGATTTATATCTTGATAAATCGGCAGGGGTAATTGAGGCAGAACAGTTTGCTCAGCTGAACCGTGCTTATCTAAAAGATTCTCAAAGGTTGAAAAGCCGGATTTTTGTGCTTGCCCAAGAATTAGACAAAACAAAAAGCAATACAGACAAAACTGCATTGCAGGGTAAGGTGCTGCAGTGGCTTGATTTTGATACTGCCCCGCGAGAACTGATTAACGTTTTTATTGAGAGCGTTGAAATCGGAAAACGAAATTTGCAGACAAACGAACAAAATATCCTCATTCATTGGCAGATTTGA
- a CDS encoding LysM peptidoglycan-binding domain-containing protein, translating into MVLYSIKPGDSVYSIARQFGVSPQQIIDDNQLKNVQRLMIGQSLIIPAESARHVVTLGQTLYSIAKSYGTTIQRILVANPAITDPSKLRLGQVLIIPLPSQKLGSIDVNGYALPGIGSDVLEATLPHLTYISIFSYQVKPDGSLIAIPDEPIITAAKQKKVAPLMVITNIKEAGGFNSDIANTILNDKKVQDVLLENVIKVLEEKGYYGLDIDFEYIYANDREAYNQFLLKVTNRLHELGYTVSTAVAPKLSETQQGLLYEAHDYAAHGKIVDHVILMTYEWGYTYGPAMAVAPIDQVERVLKYAVTVIPSKKILMGMPNYGYDWTLPFVQGSAARSLSILEAVELASRVGAQIQYDTRVQAPFFTYYDSNGKQHVVWFDDVRSTAARLSLADKYNLGGVSYWNINTLYPQNWQVLESMYNVNKVL; encoded by the coding sequence TTGGTATTATACTCAATAAAGCCAGGGGACAGCGTTTATTCGATTGCACGTCAGTTTGGGGTATCTCCTCAACAGATTATTGATGACAATCAGTTGAAAAATGTGCAGCGGCTGATGATTGGACAGTCTTTGATTATTCCCGCAGAAAGCGCTCGCCATGTTGTTACACTTGGGCAGACGCTGTATTCCATCGCCAAAAGCTACGGTACAACCATACAGAGAATTTTAGTGGCAAACCCCGCTATTACCGACCCTTCAAAGCTTCGTCTTGGTCAGGTTCTCATCATTCCCCTTCCATCGCAAAAGCTGGGGAGTATTGATGTAAACGGCTATGCCTTACCCGGTATTGGCAGCGACGTACTTGAAGCAACCCTGCCTCATCTTACTTATATCAGTATTTTCAGCTACCAGGTAAAGCCCGACGGCAGCTTGATTGCTATACCGGATGAACCGATTATTACGGCTGCCAAGCAAAAAAAAGTCGCCCCCCTAATGGTAATTACAAACATTAAGGAGGCAGGGGGATTTAACAGTGACATTGCAAATACCATTCTCAACGACAAGAAAGTACAGGATGTGCTGCTTGAAAATGTTATAAAAGTGCTTGAAGAAAAAGGGTACTATGGGCTGGATATTGATTTTGAATACATCTACGCCAACGACCGCGAAGCCTACAATCAGTTCCTTTTAAAAGTAACCAACCGCCTGCATGAGCTTGGATACACGGTATCCACCGCCGTTGCTCCAAAATTGAGCGAAACACAACAAGGTTTGCTGTATGAGGCACATGATTATGCCGCACACGGCAAAATTGTAGACCACGTCATTCTCATGACCTACGAATGGGGCTATACATACGGCCCTGCTATGGCGGTAGCACCCATCGACCAGGTGGAGCGCGTGCTCAAATATGCGGTTACTGTTATACCGAGTAAAAAGATACTGATGGGCATGCCGAACTATGGTTACGACTGGACATTGCCGTTTGTTCAAGGCAGTGCAGCGCGCTCACTCTCTATCTTGGAGGCTGTTGAACTTGCCTCACGTGTAGGCGCCCAAATTCAGTACGATACCCGCGTGCAGGCGCCGTTTTTTACCTACTACGACAGCAACGGCAAACAGCATGTTGTATGGTTTGATGATGTGCGCAGCACAGCTGCACGTTTGAGCCTTGCGGATAAATACAATCTCGGCGGTGTAAGCTACTGGAATATCAACACTCTTTACCCGCAAAACTGGCAGGTGCTGGAATCGATGTACAATGTAAATAAGGTTCTGTAA
- a CDS encoding ABC-F family ATP-binding cassette domain-containing protein, translating to MSILNVENVTHGFGARRILEDASFRLLKGEHVGLVGANGEGKSTFLNIITGKLMPDEGKVSWCNHITTGYLDQSSTLTKGKTIRDVLREAFAHMYQMEQEMLGMYEKMSDCTDEEMAQLMEDVGEIQDMLEHSGFYVLDSRIEEYSNGLGLGEIGLDRDVGELSGGQRTKVLLTKLLLENPMILILDEPTNFLDENHITWLKNFLQNYENAFILVSHDIPFLNSVVNVVYHIEDAILTRYKGNYDDFTAMYELKKRQLEQAYEKQQKEIAHLEDFIARNKARVATTNMAKSRQKKLDKMEIIELGREKPKPIFAFTPARSTGRVVIETKDLVLGYDEPLTAPLNLLLEKGQKVAIKGVNGLGKSTLLKTLLGIQPPISGTVELDPYVETGYFEQEHAAGSHTALDEIWREYPGMTNAQVRGALAKCGLTTEHIESQLKVLSGGENAKVRLCKLMLQSINLLVLDEPTNHLDTDAKEALKSAVADFKGTVLLVSHEPEFYSDIVSDVWNLDEWTTKIV from the coding sequence ATGAGCATATTAAATGTAGAAAATGTAACGCACGGTTTTGGTGCGAGAAGAATTTTAGAAGATGCGTCGTTCCGCCTGTTAAAAGGGGAACATGTGGGATTAGTGGGTGCAAACGGTGAGGGTAAATCCACATTTCTCAACATTATAACAGGCAAGCTGATGCCCGATGAGGGCAAAGTAAGCTGGTGCAATCATATCACCACCGGCTACCTCGACCAAAGCAGCACCCTTACCAAAGGCAAAACCATCCGCGATGTACTGCGGGAGGCTTTTGCGCATATGTACCAAATGGAGCAGGAAATGCTGGGCATGTACGAGAAAATGTCCGATTGTACCGATGAAGAAATGGCACAGTTGATGGAGGATGTAGGCGAGATACAGGATATGCTGGAACACAGCGGATTTTATGTGCTGGATTCGCGCATTGAAGAATACTCCAACGGTTTGGGATTGGGTGAAATTGGTTTGGATAGAGACGTGGGAGAACTCAGCGGCGGGCAGCGCACCAAAGTACTGCTTACAAAGTTATTGCTTGAAAACCCCATGATTTTAATATTGGACGAGCCTACCAACTTTTTGGATGAAAACCACATTACCTGGCTTAAAAACTTTTTACAAAACTACGAAAATGCTTTTATTCTGGTGTCACATGATATTCCTTTTCTCAATTCGGTTGTCAACGTGGTATATCATATAGAGGATGCAATATTAACGCGCTACAAAGGCAATTACGATGATTTTACAGCGATGTATGAACTGAAAAAACGCCAGCTGGAGCAGGCTTACGAAAAACAGCAAAAAGAAATTGCACATCTTGAAGATTTTATTGCCCGCAATAAAGCACGGGTAGCCACAACCAATATGGCAAAAAGCCGCCAAAAAAAATTAGATAAGATGGAAATTATAGAACTCGGCAGAGAAAAGCCAAAACCAATTTTTGCTTTTACGCCTGCCCGTTCAACCGGCAGAGTGGTTATAGAGACAAAAGACCTTGTACTTGGCTACGATGAGCCGCTTACCGCCCCCCTGAACCTGCTGCTTGAAAAAGGGCAGAAGGTTGCAATTAAAGGTGTTAACGGTTTGGGTAAATCTACTTTACTTAAAACGCTGCTTGGTATCCAACCACCTATATCGGGCACAGTAGAGCTTGACCCTTACGTAGAAACCGGCTATTTCGAGCAAGAACATGCAGCAGGTAGCCACACTGCACTAGATGAAATTTGGCGGGAGTACCCCGGTATGACCAATGCTCAGGTGCGCGGAGCACTCGCTAAATGCGGGCTGACCACCGAGCATATCGAGAGCCAGCTCAAGGTGCTAAGCGGTGGTGAAAACGCCAAGGTAAGGCTGTGTAAGCTGATGCTGCAAAGCATTAATCTGCTGGTACTTGATGAGCCGACCAATCACCTTGATACCGATGCCAAAGAGGCACTGAAAAGTGCTGTGGCAGATTTTAAGGGCACTGTTTTGCTCGTAAGCCATGAGCCGGAGTTTTATTCGGATATTGTATCGGATGTATGGAACTTAGATGAATGGACTACGAAAATTGTATGA